In Lolium rigidum isolate FL_2022 chromosome 3, APGP_CSIRO_Lrig_0.1, whole genome shotgun sequence, the genomic window TATAATCCGCTGTGGTGGCTTTCCCTTAAAAAAAGACTGTTTGGATGTTTTTTCACCCCGCAGTTAAGTTCATGGATGAGTGGAATACATTTTACAAGTAGTTGGAGGTGTTTGTACATTCCAAACAGTTCGTGTATGTCTGATGCTATTAGCTCAATATTCTAACGCTCGGTGATCAGATCGACGTCTAAAAGTGGAGCAGCTCACCTGCGGTTGAGAATCACATCGATGTCCATTATTGGTGCAGCTTAGCTGTTCCGTGCTTCTGTCTACATAGAGAGACAGAATTCACGATAGCGAATCAGATATAACAGATTTCAATACCCAACCAGTGACAACGGACATGCCAACAGCAACACCAATCATTTACAACGATCATACAGACGTGCCCGATTTCAGCTGGAGGTGATTTTAATCAATTAACCTGCCACAACGGTGTGAACTAAGACCAAGTCAAATGACGCCGCATTCTTATTTTCAAGCAGCGTCGTGTTGAAGTTTTTTCCTTGAACAGAAGCTGAATCCAAGATGCCGCTCCATGGTTTTCTGCCTCTAGGAAAAGAAAAAACAGCTACACAAGCAAGATTAGAGTGGTCGTTCAAAATTGTCCTACCATAGCAGTGTTCGTTGCTTCTGGGGGTCGATTTCGTAGAAATATTTAGCAGAAAATAACTTTGCTGCCATAGTTATCTGCTATCGTGTTTGCCTCTATTTGCACTATCAATCAACGGTTCCTTATCAGTGAAGGATGCAATCTCAAGCACAGACAAAAGCAACAGATTAGCAATACCAAACATAGGAAGTACTACTTCTGTCTTACAAGAATGAACAGATGGATGGAAAATACGTAAGTGTCACAGCAAATTCATCAAAGTTGACACACCAACACTATGAAAAACTTCCAAACACTGCTCAAAATTGGCAATTCAGGATACTATGAGCTTTATTTGGTTCTAGTTTATTCTAGATTACAAGATTTTACAACATGTGACCTTCCCAAACGCACAAGGACTTTGTAACGACACTAAATTGAAGAGTAACTTGataaaggagaaagaaaatgagatGCTGCTGCTTGTGAAGTAAACAACAATAGATAGTGAAGTAGTGGAAATGAAAGTATCAGGGAACAATCTTGAAAACCTTCATCTTCTCGATCCATGTGTTGAAGGAGTTGACGGTGTTCCGGAAGCCAAGGAAGCCGTGCTCCTTGCTCTTGTTCATGCTGTCCAAATGCTCGATCTCCAAGTTTGACATGGTATCGACGAACCACCAATTGGTTATCTCCTCCAGCTTGGTGGAGATGAGCTCGTTCTCCTGAATAATTTCCGCCCAGACAGCGTCCTTCCCCGCCATAGCCTCTTCAAGCTTGAACCGGTTCTCCTCCCCTTCATACCCAGCCCATTCCACCCCGAAGTGATCGGCCAGCATCGGCCAAAGCAGCTTCCACTTGTACAAGTCCCCATTGCTGCAGTTGAAAGCCTCGTTCTTGGCGAACGGATCGACCGCCGCCCAGATCTCGTGCTCGGCGATGAGGTCGGCGTCCGAGGCGTCGCTGAAACCCTCCCAGACGACCTTGGATCCAGGCCACCGCAGCACGGAGCCCTCCTTGCGGCAGATGGCGGCGTAGACGCACAGGCTGCCTACGACGTTCATGGCGCTCCGGGGAGAGAATCCAAAGACCAGTGTGGGTCGGTGCACGGACCAGCTGACGGCGCCGTCGCGGCGGGAGACCTCGTCGAAGAGGACGTCCTCCTGGTCGTAGTAGAAGTTGGGGTAATCGAGGCGGGGCATGTCCTCGGTGTAGGGCGGGTCCGGGGCGGGGATCTTGCCGATGGCCTCGAAGGGGCCGACGTAGTGCTTGCGGCCGGTCTGGAGGCAGACGTGGACGAGCGCGGGGCAGTTGGGGACGACGACGGAGAGGACGTTGCGGAGCATGGCGGAGTTGGCCCGGCGGTTGTCGTCCTCGGTGGGGTGGCTGGACCAGGCGGCGTAGAAGACGTGGGTGATGTCCTTGAGGGGCTCGAGggcgtcggcgacggcggcggagtcgGCGAGGTCGAGGTGCAGATGCGTGACGGCGGGGGAGGATGGCGGGGACCAGGGCGGGAGCGGGCGGCGGGAGAGCGCGTAGACCTTCCAGGGGCCGCCGGGGGTGTCCTGCAGCGGGAGGATGTCGAGGAGGGAGGTGCCGACGATGCCGGTGGATCCGACGACGAGCGCGACGCTCTGGAAGGTGGGCTCGGCCGCGGCGGCGTTCTCGTCCTGGCGCTTCTTGACGGCGCCGATGGCGCCGGCCCACCACCAGCTCATGGCACTTGGATGGATcggccggccggaggtggagaGACGGCAGGTGCGGTGAAGACTCGGGGACCGGTCGGGATCTCAGGAGGTGGGGGCGGGCGGTGAGGGACGATGGTGATGATGTGTGTCGTTTGGTTGCTGCGTATATGTTGTACGGTGTCAATGGCTGGATGCGTATGCGCTGGCTTTTGGCCTCAACTGATTCAGATCGCCGATCGGGCCTACGGATCCACGTGTTTCTGCTGCGCGGTGCGAAGCAGCTTTCTGCGGCCTCCCTGTCGCGGGCGGCGGGGCCTTTCTGGACGCTACCAAGCATCGGCAACGCATCAGGCCTTTTTTCCTCTCTACTACTAGGTATATATCTTTCTCCATCTCAAAAGAAGTAGGAGTATATCCTTCTCAAAATGCCCCTCTTCGTCGTAAATTAAGTGTGTGAATAATTTAGCCTACACAAAACTAATTTAGTTCAATGATGCCATCCAATCTTAGTTGCAACATGGGTTACAACTCACCATTATCACGGATCACGAAATAATTCTAATGATTTAGAGATATTTTTGTAGTTGTAGATTTGCAGTCTCACTTCTAACTGAAAAGTCTCAGTTGCAAATCTACTTGTGGCTGTAAAAAATATCAGTTACAACCCAACTTACAACTCAAGTGCACAAATCACGATACAAATACGACGTTGCAGGAGCCTACGGAGTACTAGCTTAGATGCAATTCCCATAAATTAAACCACGTCGCTAAATTAAAAGGAAGTAACCTTACAAATCAGTTCGAAGAGAAAATTAGAAAATTAgtttttcaggagtagccataccgcaagaagCTCCCCAGACTACTGGCTAGAGGTGACACCACACCTTCTCTTTAACCAAAGGACATCGTCGGACCGTGCACACCAAATTCTTACCGGAGAATATTTGCACTCTCACTCCAGGCCACACAACGTTAACCATGCCATCAACCAACAACGATTGTGGCGGTGACGACTAAGTCACACGTAAAAGATACGGGAGGGCCGAATCGTCTCATGCTAGGTTAAAGTGGATTCAAGAGAGGATTCCAGCTTGCCCACCGATGACAACAACACACGGTAATGGATACCTAAGATCCACAATCACAACCTCATGAGGTGACGATGCAAACCGCTGTCGTTACCTA contains:
- the LOC124702703 gene encoding (S)-8-oxocitronellyl enol synthase ISY1-like — its product is MSWWWAGAIGAVKKRQDENAAAAEPTFQSVALVVGSTGIVGTSLLDILPLQDTPGGPWKVYALSRRPLPPWSPPSSPAVTHLHLDLADSAAVADALEPLKDITHVFYAAWSSHPTEDDNRRANSAMLRNVLSVVVPNCPALVHVCLQTGRKHYVGPFEAIGKIPAPDPPYTEDMPRLDYPNFYYDQEDVLFDEVSRRDGAVSWSVHRPTLVFGFSPRSAMNVVGSLCVYAAICRKEGSVLRWPGSKVVWEGFSDASDADLIAEHEIWAAVDPFAKNEAFNCSNGDLYKWKLLWPMLADHFGVEWAGYEGEENRFKLEEAMAGKDAVWAEIIQENELISTKLEEITNWWFVDTMSNLEIEHLDSMNKSKEHGFLGFRNTVNSFNTWIEKMKVFKIVP